The Bacillota bacterium genome has a window encoding:
- the lpxK gene encoding tetraacyldisaccharide 4'-kinase, with amino-acid sequence MGEGLQQYLIDLVSNPTPKKPAERMTLAGLTGLSWVYQSVISLRDLAYRQRWVTSTRLPCLVVSVGNITAGGTGKTPVVQYLARFWHAMGYRICILTRGYQATEKLPEDGVIVSDYQSVRQEVAGAGDEAMLLAKSLPGVAVISGKKRALTGAKAIDTLAPDIIILDDGFQHRQVERDVDIVVIDGTSPFGNGRVLPRGWLREPVSALSRADSIIITRTDQIDQVQLRQLESQLADLAPQAPIFASVHRPKALLKLAETGIDRGNPLPVDSLAGRSVVAACGIGNPAAFAQTLNSVGAEVIRRLDFPDHHSYTRQDIAKMADAAQSCQAAGVVVTEKDAVKFTPEIAAEIARSGVDFWVLTIGLEPVDPGKFSRYLRGIAP; translated from the coding sequence ATGGGCGAAGGACTGCAGCAGTACTTAATAGATTTAGTTTCAAATCCGACTCCAAAGAAGCCGGCCGAGAGGATGACACTGGCCGGCTTGACGGGACTATCCTGGGTGTATCAGTCGGTGATTTCCCTGCGGGATCTGGCCTACCGGCAGCGGTGGGTGACTTCTACCCGCTTGCCTTGCCTTGTGGTCAGCGTGGGCAACATTACTGCAGGGGGAACGGGAAAAACTCCAGTGGTGCAGTACCTGGCCCGTTTCTGGCATGCCATGGGATACCGCATTTGCATTCTTACCCGGGGGTACCAGGCTACGGAGAAGCTACCGGAGGACGGGGTGATCGTCTCCGATTACCAATCGGTACGGCAGGAGGTAGCCGGCGCCGGGGACGAGGCGATGCTTTTAGCCAAAAGCCTGCCGGGAGTTGCGGTCATTTCCGGTAAGAAACGAGCCTTGACCGGGGCCAAGGCCATTGACACCCTGGCTCCCGATATTATAATTCTCGATGATGGGTTTCAGCACCGGCAGGTGGAGCGGGATGTTGACATTGTGGTGATAGACGGGACAAGTCCCTTTGGAAATGGACGAGTCCTGCCCCGGGGATGGCTGCGGGAACCGGTATCTGCCCTGTCCCGGGCCGATAGTATCATCATCACTCGCACCGACCAGATCGACCAAGTTCAGCTTCGGCAGCTGGAGTCGCAGCTGGCTGATTTGGCGCCCCAGGCACCGATCTTTGCCAGTGTCCATCGGCCCAAGGCCCTTCTTAAGTTAGCGGAGACCGGAATAGATAGAGGAAATCCCTTGCCGGTAGATTCCTTAGCGGGCCGATCCGTTGTCGCTGCCTGTGGAATCGGCAATCCTGCGGCCTTCGCTCAGACCTTGAACTCCGTGGGAGCCGAGGTGATTAGGCGTCTGGATTTTCCCGATCATCACAGTTATACCCGGCAAGACATTGCCAAGATGGCCGACGCCGCTCAGAGTTGTCAGGCGGCAGGGGTAGTGGTGACGGAAAAGGATGCCGTTAAGTTTACGCCGGAGATTGCAGCGGAGATTGCCCGGTCCGGCGTTGATTTTTGGGTATTAACTATTGGGCTGGAGCCCGTGGACCCGGGGAAGTTTTCCCGCTATTTAAGAGGCATAGCCCCTTAA